From Aegilops tauschii subsp. strangulata cultivar AL8/78 chromosome 5, Aet v6.0, whole genome shotgun sequence:
ACAGCTGTACAGACCATAACCTGCAATCATCTCGTTCCAAGTCACAATGTTTCTGAACTTGAGGTTACAGAAGAAGCCATGTGCGCAGTTGAGTAATCCACATCTTGAAAGCATGTTGATAACTGCATTTGCTACAAGAACATCGTCGGAGTAGCCATGATGATAGGAAAGGCTGAATATCTGAAGACCAAGTGAGGCGTTCTCGTTAGCACCACTCAGCCTCAACATGATAGAGAAAGTGACTTCATTAGGCTTAGAACCCGATAGCGGCATATCAGCAAAGCAGCATGCAGCTGCTCTATCGTCTTCATCATGCGCGAAACGGGACATCAGCGTGTTCCAAGAAATCGTGTCCTTTTGCCGGATCCTACCAAAAACAGCCATGGCAATGTCCGTCAGCCCGGATCTCAAATACATATCGACAAGCGCATTCATCACGGAGGTATCAGACTCAAACATGTTATGGATGACACATCCATGAAGCCGCCGTCCGAAATCCAACTCCCCGGTGATGGAACATGCCTTGAGAGCTGAAACGTAGGTGAACATGTCAGCTGGTAGCCTACACCGGTGCATCAGAGCCGCGGCCCTCATCGCGCCATATCCACAGCCATTGGAGACATAGCCCTCCAGCATCGCGTTCCAGCACGTCAAGTCTTTGCACCGAACGTCCGCAAATGCGCGCTCCGCAGCAGCGACATGACCATGTCTGGCATACATGAGCAGCAATGAGCTTCCCAGAAAAGGATCGGCATCCACGCCGACCTTGACCGCGACGCCATGGAGCGAAGCGCCAAACTGGAGCTTGGCACGGGCCGCGGACCGATCACAGGCAGCACGGAGCGCGCTGGCGAGAGAGAACTCGTTCGGGCAGAAGCCGCTCCTGAGCATGGAGACGAACAGCCCGATGCCCAGTTCAGCCGCGCCGCAGCGTATCGAGGCGGACACCATGGCGGTCCAGGAAACCAGGTTTCCGTgcggcatttcgtcgaacacggCCAGCGCGCCCCCGAGGAGCCCGCTTCTGGAGTAGGAGATGAGGAGGTGGTTCGTGGTGAAGGTGTCGCCGGACATGCCGAGCTTGAGGACCTGCGCGTGGAGGTGCGACGGTGGCCTGGAGGAGCGGGAGGCCGCGGAGAGCGCATGAGCGAGGGCGAGGGGGTCGGGCGACTTGGGGCCGGGGAAGAAGGCGGAGGAGGAACCCCTCGTTTGGAGAAGTAGTGTTGATGCTCTCATCAGTCTTTTGGAGCATTGGGGTTTGCAATCACTCAGAACAAGTACTCCACAGATTGTTCaagtaaaaagaaaaaaaagaacaaTGCCAATGTGCTCCTGCCATTCCCGATTTTCTCTTGTAAAAATAAAGTAGAATGCATTTAACACACATTAGACCTTGTTTGGTACTAGTATTTTTGAGGGGATTGGTGGGGATATTCCCCGCAGGGATTAGGTGAAACCCTAACCTTCACCCAATCCCTTCAAATCTCTATTTATCCCCGATCCACTAGGTA
This genomic window contains:
- the LOC109782443 gene encoding pentatricopeptide repeat-containing protein At3g09040, mitochondrial-like gives rise to the protein MRASTLLLQTRGSSSAFFPGPKSPDPLALAHALSAASRSSRPPSHLHAQVLKLGMSGDTFTTNHLLISYSRSGLLGGALAVFDEMPHGNLVSWTAMVSASIRCGAAELGIGLFVSMLRSGFCPNEFSLASALRAACDRSAARAKLQFGASLHGVAVKVGVDADPFLGSSLLLMYARHGHVAAAERAFADVRCKDLTCWNAMLEGYVSNGCGYGAMRAAALMHRCRLPADMFTYVSALKACSITGELDFGRRLHGCVIHNMFESDTSVMNALVDMYLRSGLTDIAMAVFGRIRQKDTISWNTLMSRFAHDEDDRAAACCFADMPLSGSKPNEVTFSIMLRLSGANENASLGLQIFSLSYHHGYSDDVLVANAVINMLSRCGLLNCAHGFFCNLKFRNIVTWNEMIAGYGLYSCSEDAMRLFRGMVCFGKRPDEFTYSAVLSAFRESHEARNHEQLHAIILKQGVTSRQFVSTSLIKAKAVFGSVQDALKVIEDTGEMDFVSWGVIITSFLKHGLNNEVLFLFNLFRSDRMNKPDEFILATVLNACANAALIRQSRCIHSIVVRTGHRKHFCVASALVDAYAKCGDISAAESAFATISSVSADAILYNTMLTAYANHGRINEALSLYQDMTQAQLIPTPATFVAIVSACSHFGLVEEGKVVFSLMMSEGQGMNPTRANFATLVDLLARKGLLGEAKGVIDVMPFQPWPAVWRSLTNGCRIHGNKELGVLAAEQIMRMTPSSDGAYVSLSNVFADVGEWHYAEEARTVMAENKVWKVQGYSRIEV